In Nymphaea colorata isolate Beijing-Zhang1983 chromosome 10, ASM883128v2, whole genome shotgun sequence, the genomic stretch AGGATCTTTAACGTAACATGATCTGAGTTTTCCTTCCCCGTTTCTCTAGTCCTTACGGAATAATAAGGTTTGCTGCTACAACGTATGCCCACTGATTTTTCGGTTCTTCTGTTCCTTTGATGTACAGATTCATCCAGTTTCGATGTTTATCGGGGTTGTCTTTATTGCTGGGGAGGCCAATGTTATGTATAAAATGTTGCCTGCTCCAAAGAAAACGAAGAAGCTGGTTCACTTGCTGCTGCATCTTGCTGCTCTTTCGTTGGGCATTCTGGGAATCTACGCTGTTTTCAAGTTTCACAATGAGATTGGTGTTGCTCATGTATATTCACTCCATTCATGGATGGGTATAACCACCTTTTGCCTCTTCGGTTTACAGGTACTTCCATATAACGActctagaaagagagagagagagagaaacttcctCGCTCAgtaacagagagaaagagatttcaaCGTTTCTACAACTAGGAGGAAGCTCATAAACAGAAAcgaaatagagagagaagacaTCCGAAAGTCTGGGGACAACCGAGGACTTTACAGCCATAGGTAGCCGATTGGTTGGCTATGGGCTGTGGATCTTTCTGGTAGCCGGCACAGATGGTCTTTTGTGTCTTTCCGCTTATCCATAAAGACCATTTGTGTTGAAACTTATTACAGGGTAAGGGGAAATCCCCCATCCAACTTACCCTTGGTATTGTCCCACATGGGTATTAATCTGAAGACAGGAAGTCGTGTtaacttttccattttttttttgtttcgacTGGATAAAGTGAGAAAATTAGTCAACCTaacttttcacatttttcacctATCATGAACCATGCGTTTGTTGTCTTTGGGCAGTGGCTCTTGGGTTTTTTATCATTCTGGTATCCCGGATTATCAACTCCCCGGAGGGAACAAGCAGTGCCTTGGCATGCACTTATGGGTATTACAATCTTCCTTTTGACAATTTGCACAGCAGAGACTGGGTTGGCTGAGAAGTTCATATTTCAACGCCTGGTTCGTGAAAGTGAAGCATACTTAGTGAATTTCCTCGGACTCATGGTACTTCTCTTTGGTGCTGCGGTAGCATTCTGTGTTACTCATTAGGTGATAAGGAAAAACTTCTCTTAGAAAATTACTCTCCAAGGACTTTGCTCTTGTTCCTTGATATGTAAATTACAGTTGTTGGTGTTTGACACCATTGACCTATTTGCTTCTCCCAAAACGTCTCCCTCGACTTTGTTGTTCAGTTTACTTTACTGCACTTAGTCGTTGGAGTAGCCAATTGTACTTTGGCTCATGCACACGGCAATCAATATATACTGCACAAGGTCTGAGGTTAAGACGATTATGAGTCCGCAAGACCAAAGAAATACATTCATGAGCATAGACATGTTCAGTCACCACAATAACTAACAGAGTAATACATTATTATGTGTACGGAGCTTAATTAAGAGGCTGCATACGCCTATTCCTTGGCCGAAAATTGTACGTCCGAGAGACAGAATCAGTAACCGAGTTCTCTCCTTTT encodes the following:
- the LOC126410424 gene encoding probable ascorbate-specific transmembrane electron transporter 2 produces the protein MAMAAKEKTSLGVSVTPVLLVVHLLGLIAAVLMLVWNLHYRGGLSFSAQDKQRIFNIHPVSMFIGVVFIAGEANVMYKMLPAPKKTKKLVHLLLHLAALSLGILGIYAVFKFHNEIGVAHVYSLHSWMGITTFCLFGLQWLLGFLSFWYPGLSTPRREQAVPWHALMGITIFLLTICTAETGLAEKFIFQRLVRESEAYLVNFLGLMVLLFGAAVAFCVTH